In the Sebastes fasciatus isolate fSebFas1 chromosome 20, fSebFas1.pri, whole genome shotgun sequence genome, one interval contains:
- the ptprea gene encoding receptor-type tyrosine-protein phosphatase epsilon isoform X5, with protein MRKNSLSFRWLKNQRKAVVTTVDKKIPNGILEEQEFGYSTESLYTTVPPEQQTVVLLPRSPSASKTYFPIPVEHLEEEYRLRSADDGKLFREEYNSLPGGNARGTYEEANKDDNKEKNRYPNILPYDHSRVVLTQLDGNPCSDYVNASYIDGYTEKNKFIAAQGPKEDTVADFWRMIWEQKVATVVMLTNLKERKEDKCHQYWPDQGCWTYGNVRVAVEDFTVLVDYTIRKFCIQYQASDAAKTPRLVTQLHFTSWPDFGVPFSPIGMLKFLKKVKVVNPPFSGPIVVHCSAGVGRTGTFIVIDAMIDMIPAEQKVDVFGIVAKIREQRSQLIQTDMQYSFVYQALLEYYLYGDTELDVSSLEGHLHKLHNTFVTGDRVGLEEEFKKLTNMRIMKENMRTGNLPANMKKNRVLQIIPYDFNRVILSMRRGQEFTDYVNASFIDGYRQKDYFIATQGPLTHTVEDFWRMVWEWKCHSIVMLTELQEREQDKCCHYWPAEDSVTYGDYTVELKGDTLCDTFSLRDLVLTFVPEKQTRVIRHFHFHGWPEIGIPAEGKGMIDIIASVQRQQQQSGNNPIVVHCSAGAGRTGTFIALSNILERVKAEGLLDVFQTVKSLRMQRPHMVQTVEQYDFCYRVVQDFVDIFSDYANFK; from the exons ATGAGAAAGAATAGCCTCAGTTTCAGATG GTTAAAAAACCAGAGAAAAGCAGTCGTCACCACAGTCGACAAGAAGATACCAAATGGCATCCTGGAGGAACAAG AGTTTGGATACAGTACTGAGTCGTTATACACCACTGTGCCACCAG AGCAACAGACGGTGGTCCTTCTGCCCAGATCCCCTTCAGCCTCTAAGACCTACTTCCCCATCCCGGTGGAGCACCTCGAGGAGGAGTACAGGCTCCGCTCAGCCGACGATGGCAAGCTCTTCAGGGAGGAGTACAAC TCCTTGCCAGGGGGTAATGCCCGCGGGACGTATGAGGAGGCCAACAAAGACGACAACAAGGAGAAGAACAGATACCCCAACATCCTTCCTT ATGATCATTCCAGAGTGGTGTTGACTCAGCTGGATGGAAATCCCTGTTCAGACTATGTGAATGCTTCATACATTGAT GGTTACACGGAAAAGAACAAATTCATAGCAGCACAAG GTCCAAAAGAAGACACCGTAGCAGATTTCTGGAGGATGATATGGGAGCAGAAAGTAGCGACTGTTGTCATGCTGACAAATCtcaaagaaaggaaagaa GACAAGTGCCACCAGTACTGGCCAGATCAGGGATGTTGGACCTATGGGAACGTGAGGGTGGCAGTAGAAGACTTCACTGTCCTTGTGGACTACACCATACGCAAGTTCTGCATACAATAT CAAGCCAGCGATGCTGCTAAGACTCCCAGGCTGGTCACCCAGCTCCACTTCACCAGCTGGCCCGACTTTGGAGTTCCCTTTTCCCCCATCGGCATGCTCAAGTTCCTCAAAAAGGTCAAGGTGGTCAATCCACCCTTCTCTGGGCCTATTGTGGTGCACTGCAG cGCCGGTGTTGGGAGGACGGGAACCTTCATCGTAATAGATGCCATGATCGACATGATTCCCGCGGAGCAGAAAGTTGATGTGTTTGGGATTGTCGCTAAGATACGAGAGCAGCGCTCACAGCTCATTCAGACAGAT ATGCAGTACTCATTCGTCTACCAGGCCCTGCTTGAATACTACCTCTATGGAGACACGGAGCTGGACGTGTCGTCTCTGGAAGGACATCTGCACAAACTGCACAACACCTTTGTAACCGGTGACCGGGTCGGCCTGGAGGAAGAGTTTAAG AAACTGACCAACATGCGAATAATGAAGGAGAACATGAGAACGGGGAACCTTCCTGCCAACATGAAGAAGAACAGAGTTCTGCAAATTATTCCAT ATGACTTCAACAGAGTCATTCTCTCCATGAGAAGAGGTCAGGAGTTCACCGATTACGTCAATGCATCTTTTATAGAT GGCTACAGACAGAAGGACTACTTCATTGCCACACAGGgccctctgacacacacagtgGAGGACTTCTGGAGAATGGTGTGGGAATGGAAATGTCACTCCATTGTCATGCTCACTGAGCTCCAGGAGAGGGAGCAG GACAAATGTTGCCATTACTGGCCCGCAGAGGACTCGGTCACCTACGGAGATTACACAGTAGAGTTGAAGGGAGACACTTTGTGCGACACCTTCAGTCTACGAGACTTGGTACTCACCTTTGTCCCG GAGAAGCAAACAAGGGTGATCAGGCACTTCCACTTCCACGGCTGGCCTGAGATCGGCATCCCAGCCGAGGGGAAAGGCATGATCGACATCATCGCCTCAGTgcagagacagcagcagcagtccggGAACAATCCCATCGTCGTACACTGCAG TGCTGGTGCAGGGCGAACAGGTACGTTCATTGCACTGAGCAATATCTTGGAGCGAGTCAAGGCAGAAGGCTTGCTGGACGTGTTCCAAACTGTGAAGAGTTTACGCATGCAGAGGCCTCATATGGTCCAAACTGTG GAACAATATGACTTCTGCTACAGGGTGGTACAAGACTTTGTCGACATTTTCTCAGACTATGCCAATTTTAAATGA